In Fluviicola sp., the sequence GCGCGCAGACTGGGCGAACTTTCGGAAGAGGAATTGTTTCAGGAAGCTTTGAAACGCGTCAATAAAATGAAAGTAAACGGAACCGGAGCTGTTGAAATCAAATCCGGGTACGGGCTTTCTGTTGAAGCAGAACTGAAAATCCTGCGGGTGATCAAACGTTTGAAGGAAGAAGCAGGAATTGCCATCAAAGCGACTTTTCTCGGGGCGCATGCTTTTCCAAAGGAATTCAAGGAAAATCACCAGGCATATATCGATTTGATCGTTCATGAAATGCTTCCGCTGATTGCAAAAGAAGGATTGGCAGATTACATCGATGTGTTCTGTGAGCGCAATTATTTTTCCGTAGAAGAAATGCAATACATCCTTTCCGAGGGAAAAAAAGTGGGGTTGATCCCGAAAGTGCACGTGAACCAATTCTCCATTATGGGCGGAGTAAAAGCTGCCGTGGAATTGGGAGCACTTTCCGTAGACCACCTCGAAGAATCGAATGACGAAGATATTGAAGTGCTCAAAGGAAGCGGCTGTATGCCGACTTTCCTCCCGGGATGTTCCCATTTTATCAGTATTCCGTACGGAAATGCACGTAAATTTATCCAGGAAAGATTACCCGTTGCGCTGGCTACGGATTACAATCCGGGAACGACTCCGTGCGACAATATGCAGCAGATTTTTTCGCTGGCATGCGTGAAAATGCGTCTCACTCCAGAAGAAGCACTGAACGCTTTGACGATCAACGCAGCCTACGCGATGGGATTGTCCAAATCGCACGGAACGATCTCACTTGGAAAGTCTACACCGGTCATTTTAACAAAACCGATAGATTCTCTGGCATATATTCCCTATGCATTCGGAGAAAATCATGTAGAGCGACTCATTTTTTAGTAACTTTGGCTTTGTTTAACTTACTGGAAACAAACGGATAATTGTTTTTTTGGATCTTAGCGCTATGTACAAAATCGGATGCTTGCTTTTTCTGCTGAACTGCTTTCAGGCCCTGGGCCAGGAAGGGGAGAAAGAGTACCAGCTATTGTGGGAAGTCAAAGCACCGCGGACGAAGAAAATCAGTTATATTTTCGGGAGTATGCATTCCAATGATCCGCGTTTGTTCAATTTCCCGGATTCGTTGTACAGTGCTTTTGCCAGTGTGGATGCAGTGGTGCTGGAAACAGACGTTACCCAAATCTACGACCAGTACGATGTGCGCCTGAATCTCTTCAATTTTGACCTGTTCGATAAGAAACGTTCTTTTGCAAGTTCCAAAAAGGCGACACAAACTGTTTACGGGTCGGAAGACGGAAGGCCGCAATTCCTGGATGCTTATTTTCAGCAAACCGGCTATTGCGGGGGCAAAGGATTTTATCAGCTGGAAACCGTCCAGGATCAGTTAAAATTGGCGGAAAACCCGGAATTGTTCAATACGAGAGCGGCAATCAACGGGTTATTCTTTACCAAAGAGGCGTTTATTCAAACGTATATCAACGGTGATATTGCTTCGCTGACCAACATGCTGAAAGCACAATTTAAAAGTTCACCGGAAGCATATGATGAATTGATCACCAAGCGAAACCAGATCATGGTGAAAGGACTGGATACCCTGATGCGCAAACGAACCGTTTTTTGTGCAATCGGCTCAGGACATTTGTACGGAACAGATGGTGTGCTGCAATTATTGAGACAGAAAGGATTCCAGGTTCGTGCGGTCAAAGCCACTTACGACAATACAACGGCAACAGCCAAAAAATTGGTTCAATCCTGGAGAACTTACGCGGTCACAGATGAAGAAAATTCCTTCCGGATGACTTTTGGCGGGAAACCGACCAAGCTTACAGACGATAATAAAGAACATTACATTTACCAGGAGTTGGGACAGGGAAATACGTTCGAATTACTCATTCACGGATCTTCCGATTATTTGGATGATCACCGCTATAACTTCCTGGAAAACGACATTGCACAAACCAAAGAATTTATATTGGACGACGGGGCAAAAGGAATCGAAGGCCTGGTTCTCGACCCGATCAAAGGGTATCAGTGGAAACGCTTCATCCAGTTTGGAGATGTCTGTTACGAACTGATCTGTTACGGCGGAAACAAATTCATGCATTCCGACCGCCCCCTGAAATTCTTCCAAAAGTTTGAAATTCTGACAGAAAAGGAGTAACCAACAAGCAGTTGTTTATTCATTTTTCGCAACCTTCAAATGAATTTATCGGATAGGAGTAATTTCGATTCACTAATTGTGAATCATGATTGAAAGAATACTTGAACCGGTCCTGCGTCAAAAATGCGAAGAAAGTAAAATCGTTGTTCTGAAAGGAGCGCGCAGAACCGGAAGGTTAACACTTGTTTCCCGGCTTTTCAATTTGGAAGATCCCAACACCGGCATCATTGACTGTTCGAATAAAAAAGAACGGAAAGCCATGAATGACCTGAAAGAGTTGAAAGCTTTCAGTCAGGATAAAAAAGTAGTCATTATCCGCGATGCACAATTGCTGGAAAACCTGCAGGAATATATCGATTTTGCTATTGAACAGGATTCCCTGGAGAACGTGTTACTGCTTTGTTCTTTCGAACCGGATTTGCACGAAGATTTGTGGGAAGCACTGCGTGAACAAGGCCTGGAATTGAATTTATTCCCGCTGTCGTACCCGGAAAGTGCCAAATTCCATGGCTTGGTTCAGGAAGATAAATCCCTGGAGCAGCGCCTGATCTACGGGTATTATCCGGAAGTAGTGGCGGAGGAAGAACAAGCCGAAAAACTGATCTCCGAGATTATCGAATCGAGTATTTTTACGCAATTGGGTGCTTCCGAGCGCATCAATAAAAAAGAAAACCTGATTAAGTTATTGCGTCATCTGGCCTTCAATATCGGAAAAGTGATTAGCTTCAACGACCTGGGTAAAAAGTGCGGACTGGATAATGAAACCGTGGAACGATACGTGAAGTTATTCGCGAAAGCCAATTTATTGGTCCTGATCTCATCTTACAACAACGGACACCGCTACGAATTGAAAAAAAGCCACGTGGTTTATTTCCTCGATAATGGAATCCGGAATGCCCTGATCCGGGCGTTTCAACCATTGGAATTCCGGAATGATGTAGAAGAGTTGTGGAAGAATTTTGTGATCAGCGAACGCTTCAAGGCCAATGAATATGCAGGAAGAAAACCGGAAGTGTTTTTCTGGCTCACGCATACCAAACAAGAGGTTGATTACCTGGAAATTACGGACGGTGAAGCTTTCGGTGCAAAAATGAGTTGGGATGATTCGAAGAAAATCAAAATTCCGGCTTCGTTCAGTGAGTTATATCCGCAGATCAAAGTAACAGGAATTACGAAGAAAACCTTCTGGACGTTCCTGCGAAAGTAGTGCACCACGAAGCACACCAGGCACACGAGGATTTTTTATCTATATGTTTAAAAAACATAAACCTCGGGCTCTTCGTGTTCCTGTAGTTTAAAAACGTGAGCGCAG encodes:
- a CDS encoding TraB/GumN family protein, yielding MYKIGCLLFLLNCFQALGQEGEKEYQLLWEVKAPRTKKISYIFGSMHSNDPRLFNFPDSLYSAFASVDAVVLETDVTQIYDQYDVRLNLFNFDLFDKKRSFASSKKATQTVYGSEDGRPQFLDAYFQQTGYCGGKGFYQLETVQDQLKLAENPELFNTRAAINGLFFTKEAFIQTYINGDIASLTNMLKAQFKSSPEAYDELITKRNQIMVKGLDTLMRKRTVFCAIGSGHLYGTDGVLQLLRQKGFQVRAVKATYDNTTATAKKLVQSWRTYAVTDEENSFRMTFGGKPTKLTDDNKEHYIYQELGQGNTFELLIHGSSDYLDDHRYNFLENDIAQTKEFILDDGAKGIEGLVLDPIKGYQWKRFIQFGDVCYELICYGGNKFMHSDRPLKFFQKFEILTEKE
- the hutI gene encoding imidazolonepropionase translates to MAKILIKNIHTLYQAGEDFPEMICGDAMKHVPTIKNAFLALEDGIIMAYGSMEDWEGITDWRGVEVIDAEGQSVMPAFCDPHTHTVFARTREEEFVDRINGLTYEEIALKGGGILNSARRLGELSEEELFQEALKRVNKMKVNGTGAVEIKSGYGLSVEAELKILRVIKRLKEEAGIAIKATFLGAHAFPKEFKENHQAYIDLIVHEMLPLIAKEGLADYIDVFCERNYFSVEEMQYILSEGKKVGLIPKVHVNQFSIMGGVKAAVELGALSVDHLEESNDEDIEVLKGSGCMPTFLPGCSHFISIPYGNARKFIQERLPVALATDYNPGTTPCDNMQQIFSLACVKMRLTPEEALNALTINAAYAMGLSKSHGTISLGKSTPVILTKPIDSLAYIPYAFGENHVERLIF
- a CDS encoding DUF4143 domain-containing protein, producing the protein MIERILEPVLRQKCEESKIVVLKGARRTGRLTLVSRLFNLEDPNTGIIDCSNKKERKAMNDLKELKAFSQDKKVVIIRDAQLLENLQEYIDFAIEQDSLENVLLLCSFEPDLHEDLWEALREQGLELNLFPLSYPESAKFHGLVQEDKSLEQRLIYGYYPEVVAEEEQAEKLISEIIESSIFTQLGASERINKKENLIKLLRHLAFNIGKVISFNDLGKKCGLDNETVERYVKLFAKANLLVLISSYNNGHRYELKKSHVVYFLDNGIRNALIRAFQPLEFRNDVEELWKNFVISERFKANEYAGRKPEVFFWLTHTKQEVDYLEITDGEAFGAKMSWDDSKKIKIPASFSELYPQIKVTGITKKTFWTFLRK